A stretch of the Zeugodacus cucurbitae isolate PBARC_wt_2022May chromosome 6, idZeuCucr1.2, whole genome shotgun sequence genome encodes the following:
- the LOC105221290 gene encoding neogenin isoform X6: MWTRLSTGVWSRKWQQTHQQPQLLQLHVIVLGILASLLLQTHSSLASQALTFKIEPQDVVVPEGHSVLLQCGGVAQNGKSGKIQPIIRWRGPDGQDLGIVGDTFRNQLNNGSLYISSVEENRGLTGSYQCLLSADGIGTIVSRAAVVSIARLSDLNQDFIETYLLPGQTAYFRCMVGEVQPGIKHIVQWLKDDMPLVLDKLRMIVLPNGALEIDEVGIGDRGAYQCNVTSGSISRLSSKTSLNIKKPTDPSSENLVAPSFLVGPSPKTVKEGDSVTLDCVANGVPKPQIKWLRDGAELDLSDLDSPFSIIGTGSLQISSAEDIDSGNYQCRASNTVDSLDAQATVQVLVPPKFIKSPKDKTAHEKEELELECAIRGKPKPLIQWLKNGDVITPNTYMQLVGGHNLRIFGLLQSDAGMFQCVGTNPAGSVQAAARLRVAQTGKSKKYRPSASQTPKSPLLPSASPIRRRKGGGSKAIDPFDTFGDAIDNSMGSTRRLSKSALDSLLSQRGRKLPRPERPQNDNSYGEYASLKELEQLDMEDTDSSMELPTSTQEFNVADDEDLDGLEGSIGITGVGSVDGGVDIPQSGGGVTHIHGALLNRLPGPPHDLVAQIVKPRFVTLSWMEPKKNPVEVVSYTVFYKMSNSEREQKIVTKSHDDQQVNIQNLLPGKTYQFRVVANTNFGPGDSSEVLEVRTQPEENIAGPPRNVEGYASSEREIFVKWDSPTVTNGEILKYRIYYSENDSGAEMYHDSTSLSAVISELRPYTDYTISVVPFNKNGMGDPSNEIKVKTFSSTPTEAPNNVTLEVTSSTSVTVHWEPPAEEERNGQITGYKIRYRKLKDTPQVKSTPANIRYFELKGLDRHSEYQIKIAAMTVNGSGPFTEWNRVMTLENDLDETQVPGKPVWIGIHPGGDNIALHWGPPQQHEIKIRSYVLGWGRGIPDENIIELKESERYYVLKKLESNTEYVVSLRARNSKGDGQPIYDNIKTRDEEPVDIPVPLEVPVGLRAITMSSSSIVVYWIDTTLSKNQHVIDNRHYTVRFGISGSSRFRYHNTTDLNCMINDLRPNTQYEFAVKVVKGRRESAWSMSVLNSTYQNVPITPPRELTVRPDEQNPQTVILQWLPPKHSLGQITGYNIYYTTDTTKRDRDWSIEAFAGDETMMMLPNLKPYTTYYFKVQARVGKGASNAPFSALVAYTTPAAVVMQEPKPIAKGISNEIIIYSVAGAVVFLVVIFVGIMFVVCRRKPQSTPDHNKKRYEDSYQNVGVPKPPDLWIHHDQMELKNIDKNIHSTTPVCSDGASSSGALTLPRSVVHEYDVDTPVPVTNSLDKRSYVPGYMTTSMNSTMERPQYPRTQYNISANRSHMTVDTGHSQQSLTQQPGSLAQTPEHPYGYEGNFCNPGYPNGGGGAGPGGGPTINGGVSTIESAKRGHPLKSFSVPGPPPTGAATPVNKHTPAVTIRPQNQSPYKKPSFSAATPTNRLQGGSSVAHSNDEIQRLAPSTSTEELNQEMANLEGLMKDLSAITANEFEV, from the exons CGCTTACCTTCAAAATTGAACCTCAGGATGTGGTCGTGCCGGAAGGACATTCGGTGTTGCTGCAATGCGGTGGAGTTGCACAAAACGGCAAGTCTGGTAAGATACAACCAATTATACGTTGGCGTGGGCCAGATGGCCAGGATTTGGGCATCGTCGGCGACACGTTTCGCAACCAGTTGAATAACGGTTCGTTGTACATAAGCTCCGTGGAGGAAAATCGCGGTTTGACCGGCTCCTATCAGTGTCTGCTCAGCGCCGACGGCATTGGTACGATTGTTAGTCGTGCGGCAGTCGTGTCTATAGCGCGGTTGTCGGATCTCAATCAAGACTTTATCGAAACATATTTATTACCCGGCCAAACGGCGTATTTCCGTTGCATGGTGGGCGAAGTTCAACCGGGCATTAAACACATCGTACAATGGCTAAAGGATGACATGCCGCTTGTGCTGGACAAGTTGCGCATGATCGTGCTGCCGAATGGCGCCTTAGAAATCGATGAGGTGGGCATTGGGGATCGCGGCGCTTATCAGTGTAATGTGACCTCTGGCAGCATATCGCGTTTAAGCAGCAAAACTAGCCTGAATATTAAAAAACCCACAGATCCCAGCAGTGAAAATTTGGTTGCGCCGTCGTTTCTTGTGGGACCTTCGCCGAAAACCGTGAAGGAGGGAGACAGCGTCACCTTGGATTGCGTGGCGAATGGCGTTCCGAAACCACAAATTAAATGGTTGCGCGACGGCGCTGAACTCGACCTTAGCGATCTTGACTCGCCATTCTCCATCATCGGCACGGGCTCATTGCAAATATCTTCGGCGGAGGACATAGATTCCGGAAACTACCAGTGTCGTGCCAGTAATACAGTCGATTCGCTTGATGCACAGGCCACCGTGCAAGTGCTGGTGCCGCCTAAATTCATCAAGAGTCCAAAAGACAAGACCGCTCATGAAAAGGAGGAGTTGGAGCTGGAGTGCGCGATACGTGGCAAACCAAAGCCGTTAATTCAGTGGTTGAAGAATGGCGATGTGATCACCCCCAACACGTATATGCAACTGGTCGGTGGCCACAATTTACGCATTTTCGGTCTGCTGCAGTCCGATGCCGGCATGTTCCAATGTGTAGGCACCAATCCGGCTGGCAGTGTCCAAGCGGCGGCTCGCTTGCGCGTCGCTCAAACAG GCAAATCCAAAAAATACCGTCCATCCGCTTCCCAAACACCCAAATCTCCATTACTTCCATCAGCTTCGCCTATACGCCGTCGCAAGGGGGGCGGATCTAAGGCGATCGATCCTTTTGACACATTCGGCGATGCTATTGACAATTCAATGGGGTCGACACGTAGGCTCTCCAAAAGCGCTCTGGATAGTTTACTCTCGCAGAGAGGCAGAAAATTGCCACGACCAGAGAGACCGCAAAATGACAATAGTTATGGCGAATATGCCTCACTGAAAGAACTAGAACAATTAGACATGGAAGATACGGACAGTTCAATGGAGTTACCCACTAGCACACAGGAGTTCAACGTAGCCGATGACGAAG ATTTAGATGGACTCGAAGGCAGCATTGGCATAACTGGTGTTGGGAGTGTAGACGGAGGTGTGGACATTCCACAGTCCGGCGGTGGAGTTACACACATCCATGGTGCTCTGTTGAACCGTTTGCCGGGACCGCCGCACGACTTGGTTGCGCAAATAGTGAAACCACGTTTCGTAACACTAAGTTGGATGGAGCCGAAGAAGAACCCCGTGGAAGTTGTCTCCTACACAGTATTCTATAAAATGAGCAACAGCGAACG CGAACAGAAAATCGTAACCAAATCGCACGATGACCAACAGGTGAACATACAAAATCTGCTGCCTGGGAAAACCTATCAATTCCGTGTGGTGGCCAATACGAACTTTGGACCCGGAGATTCCTCAGAG GTTTTGGAGGTGCGCACTCAACCGGAAGAAAATATTGCCGGTCCACCTCGCAACGTCGAAGGATATGCGAGTAGCGAAAGagagatttttgtaaaatggGATTCTCCCACTGTAACCAATGGCGAGATTTTGAAATACCGCATTTACTATTCCGAG AATGACAGTGGCGCTGAGATGTACCATGATAGCACCTCTCTGAGTGCTGTGATCTCGGAACTTCGTCCGTATACCGATTACACTATTAGCGTGGTGCCATTCAATAAGAACGGCATGGGCGATCCCTCAAATGAGATAAAGGTCAAGACCTTCTCCTCTACACCAACTGAAGCGCCCAATAATGTAACACTAGAAGTAACGAGTTCGACG TCCGTCACAGTGCACTGGGAGCCACCAGCCGAGGAGGAAAGAAACGGTCAAATCACCGGCTATAAGATTCGTTATCGTAAACTCAAAGACACACCACAGGTGAAGAGTACACCAGCGAACATACGCTACTTCGAATTGAAAGGGCTTGACCGGCACTCAGAGTATCAAATAAAAATCGCCGCTATGACAGTAAATGGTTCGGGCCCGTTCACAGAATGGAATCGTGTCATGACTTTGGAAAACGATCTGGACGAAACACAGGTGCCCGGTAAACCGGTTTGGATCGGCATACATCCAGGTGGTGATAACATTGCTTTACATTGGGGCCCGCCACAACAGCATGAAATCAAGATACGCAGTTATGTATTGGGCTGGGGTCGTGGAATACCCGATGAGAACATCATAGAGCTGAAAGAATCCGAAcgttattatgtattgaaaaagttGGAATCAAATACGGAATATGTGGTCTCGTTGCGCGCACGAAACAGCAAAGGTGATGGTCAGCCTATTTATGACAACATAAAAACACGTGACGAGGAACCGGTCGACATACCGGTGCCGCTTGAAGTGCCTGTCGGCCTACGCGCGATCACCATGTCCAGCTCATCCATTGTCGTCTACTGGATAGATACGACGCTGAGCAAAAATCAACATGTCATCGATAATCGTCATTACACCGTACGCTTTGGCATCTCCGGCTCTAGTCGGTTCCGCTATCACAACACGACCGACCTCAATTGCATGATCAATGACCTGCGTCCAAACACGCAGTATGAGTTCGCTGTTAAGGTGGTGAAGGGTCGTCGTGAGTCTGCATGGTCCATGTCGGTATTGAATAGTACATATCAGAATGTGCCAATTACACCGCCACGTGAGCTCACCGTGCGACCTGATGAACAGAATCCACAAACTGTCATTTTACAATGGTTGCCACCGAAGCACAGCCTTGGCCAAATAACCGGCTACAACATTTACTACACAACCGATACAACGAAAAGGGATCGCGACTGGTCCATTGAAGCATTCGCCGGGGACGAGACCATGATGATGCTGCCAAATTTGAAACCGTACACAACGTATTACTTCAAGGTGCAAGCGCGTGTGGGGAAAGGTGCCAGTAATGCGCCCTTCTCAGCGCTCGTGGCTTATACGACTCCGGCGGCGGTGGTGATGCAGGAGCCAAAGCCGATCGCCAAAGGCATTAGTAATGAGATCATCATATACTCCGTGGCCGGGGCGGTTGTATTTctagttgttatttttgtggGAATCATGTTTGTTGTGTGCCGACGAAAGCCTCAATCCACTCCCGATCACAACAAGAAGAGGTACGAAGA TAGCTATCAAAATGTTGGAGTTCCAAAGCCGCCAGATCTCTGGATACATCACGATCAAATGGAGCTGAAGAATATTGATAAGAATATACACAGCACAACACCTG TATGTAGCGATGGCGCTTCGAGTAGCGGTGCCTTAACATTGCCACGCTCTGTGGTGCACGAATACGACGTAGACACGCCTGTGCCGGTTACCAACTCGCTGGACAAACGATCCTATGTACCCGGTTATATGA CTACTTCAATGAACTCTACTATGGAACGGCCACAGTATCCGCGCACCCAATACAACATTTCCGCCAATCGTTCGCATATGACTGTCGACACGGGGCACTCACAACAGAGTTTGACCCAGCAACCGGGCTCTTTGGCTCAGACACCCGAACATCCTTACGGTTATGAGGGCAATTTCTG CAATCCCGGTTATCCGAATGGTGGCGGCGGCGCCGGTCCAGGTGGCGGTCCCACAATTAATGGTGGCGTTTCTACTATCGAGAGTGCAAAGCGTGGTCACCCATTGAAGAGTTTTAGTGTGCCAGGTCCACCACCAACGGGGGCTGCAacacccgtcaacaaacaca CACCTGCCGTAACAATACGTCCACAAAACCAGTCACCCTACAAGAAGCCCTCCTTCtccgctgccacgcccacaaatcgATTGCAAGGCGGCTCGTCTGTGGCACACTCCAACGATGAAATACAACGATTAGCGCCCAGCACCTCAACGGAAGAGCTGAATCAAGAAATGGCCAATCTGGAAGGACTCATGAAGGATCTGAGTGCAATAACGGCGAATGAATTCGAAGTTTAA